A window from Drosophila miranda strain MSH22 chromosome Y unlocalized genomic scaffold, D.miranda_PacBio2.1 Contig_Y2_pilon, whole genome shotgun sequence encodes these proteins:
- the LOC117193957 gene encoding protein EFR3 homolog cmp44E-like, which translates to MVVVVLMEVILLFGGCARSARYVAEQCISVGGHTDLSVPTYPSVTGTWALTPPSRQCRPPNHQRWPESAASRKWLQSPKWVWKALSDRLDALSASYNTAALLIVEMSSSETVQEFLLFILGIQEVANTVETLGAVHKCNLHAISIALLVLISRVSGINNLLEYAQKIVDARREEATYFLPPLLEFKKVATKSLNLSLPHLAIDKLALGECLQNAGMDAQRLNTGAPYTLNQTENPGHRHSWVESVSSHLTQRNSSADLTVYNGDVDSVNSSPGQCKKILAPEFNFDAMKRALAEPTKAAKREQRERQMQIVRTFREGEFDDLVRRTEPKHDLIQNRLNELFNFLAVERQITQSDSKVAQLQDSNEKPIYETNFPELFYY; encoded by the exons ATGGTGGTAGTAGTGCTTATGGAGGTGATCTTGCTATTTGGTGGATGTGCGCGCTCAGCACGCTATGTCGCCGAACAGTGCATCAGCGTCGGTGGACACACCGATCTCTCGGTGCCAACTTATCCTTCGGTGACGGGGACGTGGGCGTTGACCCCTCCGAGTCGCCAATGTAGACCGCCGAATCATCAGCGCTGGCCGGAGTCAGCGGCCTCTCGCAAGTGGCTCCAATCTCCGAAATGGGTATGGAAAGCGCTCTCGGACCGCCTCGACGCACTGTCCGCGAGCTACAACACCGCCGCCCTGCTCATCGTGGAGATGTCCAGCAGCGAGACAGTGCAGGAGTTCCTGTTGTTCATCCTCGG CATTCAGGAGGTGGCCAACACAGTGGAGACCTTGGGAGCCGTGCACAAGTGCAATTTGCACGCCATATCCATTGCATTGCTG GTGCTCATCTCGCGAGTTAGTGGCATCAACAATCTGCTGGAGTATGCCCAGAAGATTGTCGATGCGCGACGCGAGGAGGCCACGTACTTTCTTCCGCCGCTGCTGGAGTTCAAGAAGGTCGCAACGAAGAGCCTGAATCTGTCGCTTCCACACCTGGCAATCGACAAGTTGGCGCTGGGCGAGTGTCTGCAAAATGCTGGTATGGATGCCCAACGTCTCAATACAGGGGCTCCCTATACGCTCAACCAGACGGAAAATCCCGGCCATCGCCATTCCTGGGTGGAGTCGGTGAGCTCCCACTTGACGCAGCGCAACAGCTCGGCGGATCTGACGGTCTACAATGGGGATGTGGACAGTGTGAACAGCTCGCCTGGCCAGTGCAAGAAGATACTGGCGCCCGAGTTCAATTTCGACGCGATGAAGCGGGCCCTGGCCGAGCCAACGAAGGCCGCCAAGCGGGAGCAGCGCGAGCGGCAAATGCAGATCGTACGCACCTTCCGCGAGGGCGAGTTCGATGATCTTGTGAGACGCACAGAACCGAAG CACGATCTCATCCAAAACCGCCTCAACGAGCTGTTCAACTTTCTGGCTGTGGAGCGTCAGATAACGCAAAGCGATAGCAAGGTGGCCCAGCTGCAGGACAGCAACGAGAAGCCCATCTACGAGACAAACTTTCCAGAATTATTCTATTACTAA
- the LOC117193297 gene encoding protein EFR3 homolog cmp44E-like: MKRALAEPTKAAKREQRERQMQIVRTFREGEFDDLVRRTEPKHDLIQNRLNELFNLLAVERQITQSDSKVAQLQDSNEKPIYETNFPELLYY, from the exons ATGAAGCGGGCCCTGGCCGAGCCAACGAAGGCCGCCAAGCGGGAGCAGCGCGAGCGGCAAATGCAGATCGTACGCACCTTCCGCGAGGGCGAGTTCGATGATCTTGTGAGACGCACAGAACCGAAG CACGATCTCATCCAAAACCGCCTCAACGAGCTGTTCAACTTGCTGGCTGTGGAGCGTCAGATAACGCAAAGCGATAGCAAGGTGGCCCAGCTGCAGGACAGCAACGAGAAGCCCATCTACGAGACAAACTTTCCAGAATTATTATATTACTAA
- the LOC117193958 gene encoding uncharacterized protein LOC117193958, with protein sequence MPAVEGAGRNPFVRFLLHFKRNNKEKLCNMRPTQQCFAVRQQWKQMSCEEKSPYVQAAHKSKYRFWSRNKEANRVMEKFRQTVGCANPRTKDVFKVMVDLDSWRQNVLDDLLGDDE encoded by the coding sequence ATGCCTGCTGTGGAAGGGGCCGGACGCAATCCTTTCGTCAGGTTCCTGCTGCACTTCAAGAGAAACAACAAGGAAAAACTCTGCAATATGCGGCCGACTCAGCAGTGCTTCGCGGTTCGCCAGCAGTGGAAACAAATGAGCTGTGAGGAGAAGTCGCCCTACGTCCAGGCGGCCCATAAATCAAAGTACAGGTTTTGGTCGCGGAACAAGGAGGCCAATAGGGTTATGGAGAAGTTTCGCCAAACTGTGGGATGTGCAAACCCTCGGACAAAAGACGTCTTCAAGGTGATGGTTGATCTCGACTCCTGGCGGCAAAACGTCCTGGATGACTTGCTTGGGGATGATGAGTAG
- the LOC117193959 gene encoding uncharacterized protein LOC117193959, translating into MPAVEGAGRNPFVRFLLHFKRNNKEKLCNMRPTQQCFAVRQQWKQMSCEEKSPYVQAAHKSKYRFWSRNKEANRVMEKFRQTVGCANPRTKDVFKVMVDLDSWRQNVLDDLLGDDE; encoded by the coding sequence ATGCCTGCTGTGGAAGGGGCCGGACGCAATCCTTTCGTGAGGTTCCTGCTGCACTTCAAGAGAAACAACAAGGAAAAACTCTGCAATATGCGGCCGACTCAGCAGTGCTTCGCGGTTCGCCAGCAGTGGAAACAAATGAGCTGTGAGGAGAAGTCGCCCTACGTCCAGGCGGCCCATAAATCAAAGTACAGGTTTTGGTCGCGGAACAAGGAGGCCAATAGGGTTATGGAGAAGTTTCGCCAAACTGTGGGATGTGCAAACCCTCGGACAAAAGACGTCTTCAAGGTGATGGTTGATCTCGACTCCTGGCGGCAAAACGTCCTGGATGACTTGCTTGGGGATGATGAGTAG
- the LOC117193960 gene encoding protein EFR3 homolog cmp44E-like, translated as MCHSEGSDLRDSLRLAGIKGLQGVIRKTVSDDLVENIWAAQHMEKIVPSLLFNMQTSICAIWRPHARRRCHQCDATSHQEVLRELVGRASFGQIRSVLKPLLTHLDRHELWVPNTFAIHTFRIVMISIQPQYSYTVVETLMQHLDSNFKSSPKTRTSLAVVLSKIIAIAAGESVGPSALDIINNLLTHLRTSVSTTSEITAEESQYQEALINALGEFANHHPDYQKIEIMLFIMNTVPDPSKKSKGDQMLQNILLKSLLKVGTQYSTVSFEKAFPASFLQPLLKMARAPHDPTHLIVMQIFQALLDRHQNDQVLSSISVKQYPALSQEPPSRSDIIFTNKHGAHIMQALIDSMALSDRVDALSASYNTAALLIVEMSSSETVQEFLLFILGIQEVANTVETLGAVHKCNLHAISIALLVLISRVSGINNLLEYAQKIVDARREEATYFLPPLLEFKKVATKSLNLSLPHLAIDKLALGECLQNAGMDAQRLNTGAPYTLIQTDNPGHRHSWVESVSSHLTQRNSSADLTVYKGDVNSVNSSPGQCKKILAPEFNFDAMNRALAEPTKAAKREQRERQMQIVRTFREGEFDDLVRRTEPKHDLIQNRLNELFNFLAVERQITQSDSKVAQLQDSNEKPIYETNFPELFYY; from the exons ATGTGCCACAGCGAGGGCAGCGATCTGCGGGATAGCCTGCGGCTGGCCGGCATCAAAGGACTGCAGGGCGTCATACGGAAGACAGTGTCCGATGATCTGGTCGAGAACATCTGGGCGGCACAGCACATGGAGAAGATTGTGCCCTCGCTACTGTTCAATATGCAG ACCAGCATCTGTGCGA TCTGGCGACCTCACGCCCGTCGAAGATGCCACCAATGTgacgccaccagccaccaggaAGTGCTGCGGGAGCTGGTCGGACGAGCCTCGTTCGGACAAATTCGGAGCGTGCTCAAGCCGCTGTTGAC ACACCTCGATCGGCATGAACTGTGGGTGCCCAACACCTTTGCCATTCACACGTTCCGCATTGTGATGATATCGATCCAGCCGCAGTACTCGTACACTGTGGTGGAGACTCTGATGCAGCACCTGGACAGCAACTTCAAGTCCTCGCCCAAGACGCGCACCTCCCTGGCGGTGGTGCTGTCGAAGATCATTGCCATTGCGGCTGGCGAGAGTGTGGGACCCTCGGCCCTGGACATCATCAACAATCTGCTGACCCACTTGCGCACCAGCGTGAGCACCACCAGCGAGATCACCGCTGAGGAGTCGCAGTACCAGGAGGCGCTTATAAATGCATTGGGCGAGTTTGCCAACCATCATCCCGACTACCAGAAGATCGAGATAATGCTGTTCATCATGAACACGGTGCCGGACCCCTCCAAGAAGAGCAAGGGCGACCAGATGCTACAGAACATTCTGCTCAAGTCGCTGCTCAAGGTCGGCACCCAGTACAGCACGGTGTCCTTCGAGAAGGCCTTCCCCGCCTCGTTCCTGCAGCCGCTTCTGAAGATGGCCCGCGCCCCCCACGATCCTACACATCTGATTGTCATGCAGATCTTCCAGGCCCTCTTAGATCGCCACCAGAACGATCAGGTGCTCAGTAGTATCAGTGTCAAGCAATATCCGGCCCTTTCCCAGGAACCGCCCTCGCGCTCTGACATCATTTTCACGAACAAGCATGGAGCACACATTATGCAGGCGCTCATCGATAGCATGGCGCTTTCGGACCGCGTCGACGCACTGTCCGCGAGCTACAACACCGCCGCCCTGCTCATCGTGGAGATGTCCAGCAGCGAGACAGTGCAGGAGTTCCTGTTGTTCATCCTCGG CATTCAGGAGGTGGCCAACACAGTGGAGACCTTGGGAGCCGTGCACAAGTGCAATTTGCACGCCATATCCATTGCATTGCTGGTGCTCATCTCGCGAGTTAGTGGAATCAACAATCTGCTGGAGTATGCCCAGAAGATTGTCGATGCGCGACGCGAGGAGGCCACCTACTTTCTTCCGCCGCTGCTGGAGTTCAAGAAGGTCGCAACGAAGAGCCTGAATCTGTCGCTTCCACACCTGGCAATCGACAAGTTGGCGCTGGGCGAGTGTCTGCAAAATGCTGGTATGGATGCCCAACGTCTCAATACAGGGGCTCCCTATACGCTCATCCAGACGGACAATCCCGGCCATCGCCATTCCTGGGTGGAGTCGGTGAGCTCCCACTTGACGCAGCGCAACAGCTCGGCGGATCTGACGGTCTACAAGGGGGATGTGAACAGTGTGAACAGCTCGCCTGGCCAGTGCAAGAAGATACTGGCGCCCGAGTTCAATTTCGACGCGATGAATCGGGCCCTGGCCGAGCCAACGAAGGCCGCCAAGCGGGAGCAGCGCGAGCGGCAAATGCAGATCGTACGCACCTTCCGCGAGGGCGAGTTCGATGATCTTGTGAGACGCACAGAACCGAAG CACGATCTCATCCAAAACCGCCTCAACGAGCTGTTCAACTTTCTGGCTGTGGAGCGTCAGATAACGCAAAGCGATAGCAAGGTGGCCCAGCTGCAGGACAGCAACGAGAAGCCCATCTACGAGACAAACTTTCCAGAATTATTCTATTACTAA
- the LOC117192450 gene encoding protein EFR3 homolog cmp44E-like, whose protein sequence is MDAQRLNTGAPYTLNQTDNPGHRHSWVESVSSHLTQRNSSADLTVYNGDVDSVNSSPGQCKKILAPEFNFDAMKRALAEPTKAAKREQRERQMQIVRTFREGEVDDLVRRTEPKHDLIQNRLNELFNLLAVERQITHSKVAQLQGSNEKPIYETNFPELFYY, encoded by the exons ATGGATGCCCAACGTCTCAATACAGGGGCTCCCTATACGCTCAACCAGACGGACAATCCCGGCCATCGCCATTCCTGGGTGGAGTCGGTGAGCTCCCACTTGACGCAGCGCAACAGCTCGGCGGATCTGACGGTCTACAATGGGGATGTGGACAGTGTGAACAGCTCGCCTGGCCAGTGCAAGAAGATACTGGCGCCCGAGTTCAATTTCGACGCGATGAAGCGGGCCCTGGCCGAGCCAACGAAGGCCGCCAAGCGGGAGCAGCGCGAGCGGCAAATGCAGATCGTACGCACCTTCCGCGAGGGCGAGGTCGATGATCTTGTGAGACGCACAGAACCGAAG CACGATCTCATCCAAAACCGCCTCAACGAGCTGTTCAACTTGCTGGCTGTGGAGCGTCAGATAACGCATAGCAAGGTGGCCCAGCTGCAGGGCAGCAACGAGAAGCCCATCTACGAGACAAACTTTCCAGAATTATTCTATTACTAA
- the LOC117192453 gene encoding protein EFR3 homolog cmp44E-like, giving the protein MEKLTFYSLSSPDKLDRIGEYLYQKATKDINRKRYKLAEIAMEAMALLLQACHTQPVRRVVPAHGAEAAGGLESEFKNHGHQLVCQVR; this is encoded by the exons ATGGAGAAGCTGACCTTCTACTCGCTCAGCTCACCCGACAAGCTCGACCGCATCGGCGAATATCTGTACCAGAAGGCCACCAAGGATATCAACCGCAAGCGCTATAA GCTGGCAGAGATCGCCATGGAGGCCATGGCCTTGCTGCTGCAGGCCTGTCACACTCAACCTGTTCGTAGAGTCGTTCCTGCGCATGGTGCAGAAGCTGCTGGAGGACTCGAATCCGAATTTAAAAATCATGGCCACCAACTCG TTTGTCAAGTTCGCTAA